A portion of the Haemorhous mexicanus isolate bHaeMex1 chromosome 3, bHaeMex1.pri, whole genome shotgun sequence genome contains these proteins:
- the PLA2G7 gene encoding platelet-activating factor acetylhydrolase isoform X1, with the protein MRLLSPALCASPGPARRGGVTPGTATPPRHPLRHGQPDLVSPGAEPGIRHSCWKNGSGVVFLRDIPLPLTHRPVFLEEQQNPPSVRFVAPQISRVPPRPRQPKVSSRFSVSARCCLLLGIQDTTRKIPSRTGSSVRAPMEMWSSSSTEKFYRIPEGKGPHSVGCTDLMTENAVEGSFLRLYYPAYDATDIAEARWIPDKEYYQGLSDFLNMYRVVGERLFHYYVGSVTCPAKSNAAFKPGEKYPLLVFSHGLGAFRTIYSAICIEMASQGFIVAAVEHRDESASATYYCKRRSVSESQEESPPNMEKEWIYYRKLKTGEEERCLRHKQVQQRAQECIKALNLILKINSGEEVTNVLHSDFDWNSLKDSVDTSRIAVMGHSFGGATVIESLSKEIRFRCGIALDVWMLPVGDDIYQNSIQQPLLFINSEKFQWAENILKIKKLISNDTNKKMITIKGSVHQSFPDFTFVSGGIIARFFKLKGEIDPNEAIDISNHASLAFLQKHLSLKKDFDQWDSLVDGIGPNVIPGTNIDTSPAESE; encoded by the exons ATGCGGCTGCTTTCCCCCGCGCTCTGCGCATCGCCGGGGCCAGCCCGGCGCGGAGGGGTCACCCCAGGTACGGCCACACCGCCCCGACACCCGCTCCGGCACGGGCAGCCCGACCTTGTCTCGCCAGGGGCCGAGCCCGGGATTCGTCATTCCTGCTGGAAAAATGGCAGCGGCGTTGTGTTTCTCCGTGACATCCCACTCCCCCTGACGCACAGGCCGGTTTTCCTTGAGGAGCAGCAGAATCCTCCCTCTGTGCGGTTCGTAGCACCGCAGATCTCCCGAGTGCCGCCGCGGCCTCGCCAGCCAAAGGTTTCATCCCGCTTTTCTGTAAGTGCACGGTGCTGTCTGCTCCTTGGGATTCAGGATACAACAAGGAAAATCCCCAGTAGAACAG GTTCGTCGGTGAGGGCACCAATGGAaatgtggagcagcagcagcactgagaagtTTTACAGGATCCCTGAAGGAAAGGGACCTCACTCAGTTGGATGTACAGACCTGATGACAGAAAATGCAGTTGAG GGAAGCTTTTTGCGCCTGTATTATCCAGCATATGATGCCACAGATATCGCAGAGGCACGATGGATTCCAGACAAAGAATACTATCAGGGACTCTCTGACTTCCTTAATATGTACCGAGTTGTAGGAGAAAGGCTTTTCCATTACTATGTTG GTTCAGTGACCTGTCCTGCAAAGTCAAATGCTGCTTTTAAGCCAGGAGAAAAATACCCACTTCTTGTTTTTTCCCATGGACTTGGAGCTTTTCG GACAATCTATTCTGCTATTTGCATAGAGATGGCTTCTCAGGGCTTTATAGTGGCTGCTGTGGAGCACAG AGATGAATCTGCTTCAGCCACATATTATTGTAAAAGAAGGTCCGTTTCTGAGTCACAGGAAGAGTCTCCACCTAACATGGAGAAGGAGTGGATCTACTACAGGAAACTGAAAACTGGAGAGGAAGAGCGTTGCTTGCGCCATAAGCAG GTTCAGCAAAGAGCACAGGAGTGTATCAAAGCTCTCAATCTCATTCTTAAAATCAATTCAGGAGAGGAAGTAACAAATGTATTACATTCAGACTTTGACTGGAACAGCCTAAAG GATTCTGTTGATACTAGCAGAATAGCTGTGATGGGACACTCTTTTGGTGGTGCTACAGTTATTGAAAGTCTCAGCAAAGAAATAAGATTTAG GTGTGGCATTGCCCTCGATGTATGGATGCTTCCTGTAGGTGATGACATTTACCAAAACAGCATCCAGCAACCACTGCTTTTTATCAACTCTGAAAAATTCCAGTGGGCTGAGAACATCTTAAAGATTAAGAAGCTCATCTCCAATGACACAAACAAAAAGATGATCACTATCAA ggGGTCAGTACATCAGAGCTTTCCTGATTTCACCTTTGTGAGTGGAGGAATCATTGCaagatttttcaaattaaaaggagaaatagATCCAAATGAAGCCATTGATATCAGCAATCATGCTTCATTAGCCTTCCTACAGAAACATCTGA GTCTTAAGAAGGATTTTGATCAGTGGGATTCTCTTGTGGATGGTATAGGACCCAATGTTATTCCTGGAACCAATATTGACACATCTCCAGCTGAATCTGAGTAA
- the LOC132325563 gene encoding taste receptor type 2 member 9-like, whose product MEACHSPQQSSVTSYGAMALAIITLEAFPGMWINAFLVCVLCIAWVKKKILNSNEKILLLLGCSRFCYLCFSWVYCCLSTTYPNYLHVQPTFQLIIFFQSFFNCSNLWVSASLSVFYCIKIANFRNSFFIYLKLKTDRIVSWLLLTSLLSALAIGIIAYDIAVTQLSINRNSTGQGNFSKVRGKVDENFFQIYFIYGFGIITSFTAVISSALLLLFSLWRHKCKMQKNSMNSFSMDAHIKAMKSILSFFIMYSINFIFLILLPINSTKKENYVAFLSLLFLYAFPGVHSLILIFSNPKLEKTLIRILSCVKCKDCMR is encoded by the coding sequence ATGGAAGCTTGTCACTCTCCACAGCAATCCAGTGTCACTTCATATGGGGCCATGGCTTTGGCCATCATCACCCTGGAGGCATTTCCTGGCATGTGGATAAATGCCTTCCTGGTTTGTGTGCTTTGCATTGCCtgggtgaaaaagaaaatcttgaaCTCTAATGAGAAgatcttgctgctgctgggatgctCCAGGTTTTGCTATTTGTGCTTCTCATGGGTATATTGCTGCCTTTCAACAACTTATCCCAATTACCTTCATGTTCAACCCACATTCCaactaattatattttttcaaagcttttttaaTTGTTCCAACTTGTGGGTCTCAGcctctctttctgttttttattgtataaaaattgccaatttcagGAACAGCTTCTTCATCTACCTGAAACTAAAAACAGACAGGATTGTGTCCTGGCTTTTGTTGACATCATTGCTTTCAGCCTTGGCTATCGGCATCATCGCCTATGACATCGCTGTTACACAGCTCAGTATCAACCGCAATTCCACCGGGCAAGGAAATTTTTCAAAAGTTAGAGGCAAAGTGGATGAAAATTTTTTCCAGATATATTTTATCTATGGCTTTGGAATTATCACATCTTTCACAGCAGTCATCTcttctgcccttctccttctcttttctctctggagaCACAAATGCAAGATGCAGAAAAATTCCATGAACAGCTTCAGCATGGATGCCCATATCAAAGCCATGAAATCTATTCTCTCCTTTTTTATAATGTATAGTATTAACTTCATATTTTTGATCCTGTTACCAATTAAttcaacaaagaaagaaaattatgtggCATTTCTTAGTTTACTATTTCTGTATGCTTTTCCAGGTGTTCATTCCCTTATTCTGATTTTCAGCAATCCTAAGCTGGAAAAGACACTGATAAGGATTCTATCCTGTGTCAAGTGCAAGGATTGCATGAGGTAG
- the ANKRD66 gene encoding ankyrin repeat domain-containing protein 66 isoform X3, whose protein sequence is MGCDTPWKSCSACGRVSSGGRHFGLRCLPEECSMTELHEAVAVGDYDLVKKILKAGRCDPNQKDCDWHDRTPLHWAAAKGRSDLIRLLVDHGARHCLRSDVGWTAAHFAAEAGKLRVLRALHSLHAAMDAADLFGDTPRRLAEIYGHRECTKFLEKGGEQELPQESCTEKNPLRPER, encoded by the exons ATGGGTTGCGACACCCCGTGgaagagctgcagtgcctgtggccGAGTGAGCAGCGGGGGACGGCACTTTGGCTTAAG GTGCCTTCCTGAAGAGTGCAGCATGACAGAGCtccatgaagctgtggctgtgggtgACTATGACCTGGTGAAAAAGATTTTAAAGGCAGGGCGTTGTGACCCAAACCAGAAGGATTGCGACTGGCATGACAGGACCCCCCTGCACTGGGCTGCTGCCAAAG GACGGTCGGACCTGATCAGGCTGCTGGTGGATCACGGTGCCCGGCACTGTCTGCGGAGCGATGTGGGCTGGACCGCGGCTCACTTCGCTGCCGAGGCGGGGAAGCTGCGGGTGCTCCGCGCCCTTCACTCCCTGCACGCTGCTATGGATGCCGCCGACCTCTTCGGAGACACTCCCCGGAGGCTCGCAGAGATCTACGGACACCGGGAGTGCACCAAATTCTTGGAAAA AGGTGGAGAGCAGGAACTACCGCAGGAAAGCTGCACTGAGAAAAATCCCCTTAGACCAGAGAGATGA
- the LOC132325871 gene encoding taste receptor type 2 member 9-like, translating into MEAPFSPPPQSNVTSYGVMALAIITLEVFAGMWINSFIICVLCIAWVKKKTLNSNEKILLLLGCSRFWYLCFTWIYRFLSKIYPNFLYVQTIRQLVRSLAAFFNYSNLWVTACLCGFYCIKIANFRNSFFIYLKVKIDRMVPWLLLGSEISALVIGIVIGDLNETLQRNITSTYQGKFWEVSLRKDKHLLSSFLLSGFVFTTSFMVVILAAVSLLFSLWRHKRTMQTNSMKDLSVDAHIRAMKSVLSFLVMYSINFVCLVLTIIYATKKENIMALLIYLYLCAFPGVHSLILIFSNPKLEKALLKIVASVKCEFLMK; encoded by the coding sequence ATGGAAGCTCCTTTCTCTCCACCGCCGCAATCCAATGTCACTTCATATGGAGTCATGGCTTTGGCCATCATCACCCTGGAGGTGTTTGCAGGCATGTGGATAAATTCTTTCATTATTTGTGTGCTTTGCATTGCCtgggtgaaaaagaaaaccctgaaCTCTAATGAGAAGATCTTGCTATTGCTGGGATGTTCCAGGTTTTGGTATTTGTGCTTCACATGGATTTACCGCTTCCTTTCAAAAATTTATCCCAATTTCCTTTACGTTCAAACCATACGTCAACTAGTTAGATCATTAGcagcattttttaattattccaaCTTGTGGGTCACAGCTTGTCTTTGTGGTTTCTACTGCataaaaattgccaatttcagGAACAGCTTCTTCATCTACCTGAAAGTAAAAATTGACAGAATGGTGCCCTGGCTCTTGTTGGGCTCAGAGATTTCAGCCTTGGTTATTGGCATCGTTATCGGTGACCTCAATGAAACTCTCCAGAGGAACATCACTTCCACCTACCAAGGAAAATTTTGGGAAGTATCTTTGAGAAAGGATAAAcatcttctctcttcttttttactCTCTGGCTTTGTATTTACTACTTCATTCATGGTAGTCATCCTTGCTgctgtttcccttctcttttctctctggagaCACAAGCGCACAATGCAGACAAACTCCATGAAGGACCTTAGCGTGGATGCCCACATCAGAGCCATGAAATCTGTCCTCTCCTTCTTAGTGATGTACAGCATCAACTTTGTATGTTTGGTCTTGACAATAATTTATGCCAcgaagaaagaaaatatcatggcACTCCTTATATACCTATATTTGTGTGCATTTCCAGGTGTTCATTCCCTTATTCTCATTTTCAGCAATCCCAAACTGGAAAAGGCACTGCTGAAGATTGTTGCCAGTGTGAAGTGTGAGTTTTTAATGAAGTAG
- the LOC132325569 gene encoding taste receptor type 2 member 7-like, whose product MEACHSPQQFNVTSYGALTVAFITLEAFPGMWINAFLVCVLCTDWVKKKTLNSNEKILLLLGCSRFCYLCFSWVYKFLSFIYPNYLYVPTILQLAVFFQAFFNHCNLWFSASLCGFYCIKIANFSNKSFIYLKVKIDSIVPWLLLGSGILALAVGIVAYDIADKPHCNSNSTGRGNFGTANIKMDKHFFPSFFLAGFEYAASFMVVIFAAVFLLFSLWRHKRTMQTNSMKDLSMDAHIRAMKSIFSFLVMYSINFVCLVLNMVYVTKKGNHMTFLIEVFQYIFPGLHSLILIFSNPKLEKALLKILPLQRSVMRKVCMS is encoded by the coding sequence ATGGAAGCTTGTCACTCTCCACAGCAATTCAATGTCACTTCATATGGAGCCTTAACTGTGGCCTTCATCACCCTGGAGGCATTTCCTGGCATGTGGATAAATGCCTTCCTGGTTTGTGTGCTTTGCACTGACtgggtgaaaaagaaaaccctgaaCTCTAATGAGAAgatcttgctgctgctgggatgctCCAGGTTTTGCTATTTGTGCTTCTCATGGGTATataaatttctttcctttatttatcCCAATTACCTTTATGTTCCCACCATACTTCAACTAGCTGTATTTTTTCAAGCCTTTTTTAATCATTGCAACTTGtggttttctgcttctctttgtggtttttattgtataaaaattgccaatttcagCAACAAGTCCTTCATCTACCTGAAAGTAAAAATTGACAGCATTGTGCCCTGGCTCTTGTTGGGATCAGGGATTTTAGCCTTGGCTGTCGGCATCGTTGCCTATGACATCGCTGACAAACCGCACTGCAACAGCAATTCCACTGGACGAGGAAATTTTGGGACAGCAAATATCAAAATGGATaagcattttttcccttctttttttcttgccgGCTTTGAATATGCTGCTTCATTCATGGTTGTcatctttgctgctgttttccttctcttttctctctggagaCACAAGCGCACGATGCAGACAAACTCCATGAAGGACCTCAGCATGGATGCCCACATCAGAGCCATGAAATCTATTTTCTCCTTCTTAGTGATGTACAGCATCAACTTTGTATGTTTGGTCTTAAATATGGTTTATGTCACAAAGAAGGGAAATCATATGACGTTTCTTATTGAAGTATTTCAGTACATTTTTCCAGGTCTTCACTCCCTTATTCTGATCTTCAGCAATCCCAAATTAGAAAAGGCACTGTTAAAGATTCTTCCCTTACAAAGAAGTGTAATGCGCAAGGTTTGCATGAGTTAG
- the PLA2G7 gene encoding platelet-activating factor acetylhydrolase isoform X2: MTLSLPYRGSAQHLGGRGLRWDAQAVLSMAACQNFVFQAQGRLLSERLSQLETKAKAGPSPSGRARQSLCLRQKRPPEGAAAARPAPEGRGWPEGTSCSSGRRDGSRGQPGHRTTGSSVRAPMEMWSSSSTEKFYRIPEGKGPHSVGCTDLMTENAVEGSFLRLYYPAYDATDIAEARWIPDKEYYQGLSDFLNMYRVVGERLFHYYVGSVTCPAKSNAAFKPGEKYPLLVFSHGLGAFRTIYSAICIEMASQGFIVAAVEHRDESASATYYCKRRSVSESQEESPPNMEKEWIYYRKLKTGEEERCLRHKQVQQRAQECIKALNLILKINSGEEVTNVLHSDFDWNSLKDSVDTSRIAVMGHSFGGATVIESLSKEIRFRCGIALDVWMLPVGDDIYQNSIQQPLLFINSEKFQWAENILKIKKLISNDTNKKMITIKGSVHQSFPDFTFVSGGIIARFFKLKGEIDPNEAIDISNHASLAFLQKHLSLKKDFDQWDSLVDGIGPNVIPGTNIDTSPAESE, from the exons ATGACCCTGTCCCTGCCGTAccggggctcagcccagcacctcGGCGGCCGCGGGCTCCGCTGGGACGCgcaggctgtgctgagcatGGCTGCATGCCAGAACTTTGTTTTCCAGGCCCAGGGAAGACTTCTCTCAGAAAGACTGTCTCAGCTGGAAACTAAGGCAAAGGCTGGTCCCTCCCCTTCGGGGAGAGCCCGGCAGTCGCTGTGCCTGCGACAGAAGCGGCCTCCTGAGGGAGCAGCCGCTGCTCGCCCCGCTCCGGAGGGCCGTGGGTGGCCAGAGGGGACATCCTGCTCCTCTGGACGGCGGGACGGGAGCAGGGGGCAGCCAGGACACCGCACAACAG GTTCGTCGGTGAGGGCACCAATGGAaatgtggagcagcagcagcactgagaagtTTTACAGGATCCCTGAAGGAAAGGGACCTCACTCAGTTGGATGTACAGACCTGATGACAGAAAATGCAGTTGAG GGAAGCTTTTTGCGCCTGTATTATCCAGCATATGATGCCACAGATATCGCAGAGGCACGATGGATTCCAGACAAAGAATACTATCAGGGACTCTCTGACTTCCTTAATATGTACCGAGTTGTAGGAGAAAGGCTTTTCCATTACTATGTTG GTTCAGTGACCTGTCCTGCAAAGTCAAATGCTGCTTTTAAGCCAGGAGAAAAATACCCACTTCTTGTTTTTTCCCATGGACTTGGAGCTTTTCG GACAATCTATTCTGCTATTTGCATAGAGATGGCTTCTCAGGGCTTTATAGTGGCTGCTGTGGAGCACAG AGATGAATCTGCTTCAGCCACATATTATTGTAAAAGAAGGTCCGTTTCTGAGTCACAGGAAGAGTCTCCACCTAACATGGAGAAGGAGTGGATCTACTACAGGAAACTGAAAACTGGAGAGGAAGAGCGTTGCTTGCGCCATAAGCAG GTTCAGCAAAGAGCACAGGAGTGTATCAAAGCTCTCAATCTCATTCTTAAAATCAATTCAGGAGAGGAAGTAACAAATGTATTACATTCAGACTTTGACTGGAACAGCCTAAAG GATTCTGTTGATACTAGCAGAATAGCTGTGATGGGACACTCTTTTGGTGGTGCTACAGTTATTGAAAGTCTCAGCAAAGAAATAAGATTTAG GTGTGGCATTGCCCTCGATGTATGGATGCTTCCTGTAGGTGATGACATTTACCAAAACAGCATCCAGCAACCACTGCTTTTTATCAACTCTGAAAAATTCCAGTGGGCTGAGAACATCTTAAAGATTAAGAAGCTCATCTCCAATGACACAAACAAAAAGATGATCACTATCAA ggGGTCAGTACATCAGAGCTTTCCTGATTTCACCTTTGTGAGTGGAGGAATCATTGCaagatttttcaaattaaaaggagaaatagATCCAAATGAAGCCATTGATATCAGCAATCATGCTTCATTAGCCTTCCTACAGAAACATCTGA GTCTTAAGAAGGATTTTGATCAGTGGGATTCTCTTGTGGATGGTATAGGACCCAATGTTATTCCTGGAACCAATATTGACACATCTCCAGCTGAATCTGAGTAA
- the PLA2G7 gene encoding platelet-activating factor acetylhydrolase isoform X3, translating into MRLLSPALCASPGPARRGGVTPGSSVRAPMEMWSSSSTEKFYRIPEGKGPHSVGCTDLMTENAVEGSFLRLYYPAYDATDIAEARWIPDKEYYQGLSDFLNMYRVVGERLFHYYVGSVTCPAKSNAAFKPGEKYPLLVFSHGLGAFRTIYSAICIEMASQGFIVAAVEHRDESASATYYCKRRSVSESQEESPPNMEKEWIYYRKLKTGEEERCLRHKQVQQRAQECIKALNLILKINSGEEVTNVLHSDFDWNSLKDSVDTSRIAVMGHSFGGATVIESLSKEIRFRCGIALDVWMLPVGDDIYQNSIQQPLLFINSEKFQWAENILKIKKLISNDTNKKMITIKGSVHQSFPDFTFVSGGIIARFFKLKGEIDPNEAIDISNHASLAFLQKHLSLKKDFDQWDSLVDGIGPNVIPGTNIDTSPAESE; encoded by the exons ATGCGGCTGCTTTCCCCCGCGCTCTGCGCATCGCCGGGGCCAGCCCGGCGCGGAGGGGTCACCCCAG GTTCGTCGGTGAGGGCACCAATGGAaatgtggagcagcagcagcactgagaagtTTTACAGGATCCCTGAAGGAAAGGGACCTCACTCAGTTGGATGTACAGACCTGATGACAGAAAATGCAGTTGAG GGAAGCTTTTTGCGCCTGTATTATCCAGCATATGATGCCACAGATATCGCAGAGGCACGATGGATTCCAGACAAAGAATACTATCAGGGACTCTCTGACTTCCTTAATATGTACCGAGTTGTAGGAGAAAGGCTTTTCCATTACTATGTTG GTTCAGTGACCTGTCCTGCAAAGTCAAATGCTGCTTTTAAGCCAGGAGAAAAATACCCACTTCTTGTTTTTTCCCATGGACTTGGAGCTTTTCG GACAATCTATTCTGCTATTTGCATAGAGATGGCTTCTCAGGGCTTTATAGTGGCTGCTGTGGAGCACAG AGATGAATCTGCTTCAGCCACATATTATTGTAAAAGAAGGTCCGTTTCTGAGTCACAGGAAGAGTCTCCACCTAACATGGAGAAGGAGTGGATCTACTACAGGAAACTGAAAACTGGAGAGGAAGAGCGTTGCTTGCGCCATAAGCAG GTTCAGCAAAGAGCACAGGAGTGTATCAAAGCTCTCAATCTCATTCTTAAAATCAATTCAGGAGAGGAAGTAACAAATGTATTACATTCAGACTTTGACTGGAACAGCCTAAAG GATTCTGTTGATACTAGCAGAATAGCTGTGATGGGACACTCTTTTGGTGGTGCTACAGTTATTGAAAGTCTCAGCAAAGAAATAAGATTTAG GTGTGGCATTGCCCTCGATGTATGGATGCTTCCTGTAGGTGATGACATTTACCAAAACAGCATCCAGCAACCACTGCTTTTTATCAACTCTGAAAAATTCCAGTGGGCTGAGAACATCTTAAAGATTAAGAAGCTCATCTCCAATGACACAAACAAAAAGATGATCACTATCAA ggGGTCAGTACATCAGAGCTTTCCTGATTTCACCTTTGTGAGTGGAGGAATCATTGCaagatttttcaaattaaaaggagaaatagATCCAAATGAAGCCATTGATATCAGCAATCATGCTTCATTAGCCTTCCTACAGAAACATCTGA GTCTTAAGAAGGATTTTGATCAGTGGGATTCTCTTGTGGATGGTATAGGACCCAATGTTATTCCTGGAACCAATATTGACACATCTCCAGCTGAATCTGAGTAA
- the ANKRD66 gene encoding ankyrin repeat domain-containing protein 66 isoform X1, with amino-acid sequence MGCDTPWKSCSACGRVSSGGRHFGLRCLPEECSMTELHEAVAVGDYDLVKKILKAGRCDPNQKDCDWHDRTPLHWAAAKGRSDLIRLLVDHGARHCLRSDVGWTAAHFAAEAGKLRVLRALHSLHAAMDAADLFGDTPRRLAEIYGHRECTKFLEKAEVESRNYRRKAALRKIPLDQRDEEWEFKKEELKKNPPCFWEKCTASIPKKNGGKRGKQ; translated from the exons ATGGGTTGCGACACCCCGTGgaagagctgcagtgcctgtggccGAGTGAGCAGCGGGGGACGGCACTTTGGCTTAAG GTGCCTTCCTGAAGAGTGCAGCATGACAGAGCtccatgaagctgtggctgtgggtgACTATGACCTGGTGAAAAAGATTTTAAAGGCAGGGCGTTGTGACCCAAACCAGAAGGATTGCGACTGGCATGACAGGACCCCCCTGCACTGGGCTGCTGCCAAAG GACGGTCGGACCTGATCAGGCTGCTGGTGGATCACGGTGCCCGGCACTGTCTGCGGAGCGATGTGGGCTGGACCGCGGCTCACTTCGCTGCCGAGGCGGGGAAGCTGCGGGTGCTCCGCGCCCTTCACTCCCTGCACGCTGCTATGGATGCCGCCGACCTCTTCGGAGACACTCCCCGGAGGCTCGCAGAGATCTACGGACACCGGGAGTGCACCAAATTCTTGGAAAA AGCAGAGGTGGAGAGCAGGAACTACCGCAGGAAAGCTGCACTGAGAAAAATCCCCTTAGACCAGAGAGATGAAGAGTGGGAATTCAAGAAAGAAGAGCTTAAGAAAAATCCACCATGTTTTTGGGAGAAGTGTACGGCCTCCATTCCaaagaaaaatggggggaaaagggggaagcAGTAA
- the ANKRD66 gene encoding ankyrin repeat domain-containing protein 66 isoform X2, with protein sequence MTELHEAVAVGDYDLVKKILKAGRCDPNQKDCDWHDRTPLHWAAAKGRSDLIRLLVDHGARHCLRSDVGWTAAHFAAEAGKLRVLRALHSLHAAMDAADLFGDTPRRLAEIYGHRECTKFLEKAEVESRNYRRKAALRKIPLDQRDEEWEFKKEELKKNPPCFWEKCTASIPKKNGGKRGKQ encoded by the exons ATGACAGAGCtccatgaagctgtggctgtgggtgACTATGACCTGGTGAAAAAGATTTTAAAGGCAGGGCGTTGTGACCCAAACCAGAAGGATTGCGACTGGCATGACAGGACCCCCCTGCACTGGGCTGCTGCCAAAG GACGGTCGGACCTGATCAGGCTGCTGGTGGATCACGGTGCCCGGCACTGTCTGCGGAGCGATGTGGGCTGGACCGCGGCTCACTTCGCTGCCGAGGCGGGGAAGCTGCGGGTGCTCCGCGCCCTTCACTCCCTGCACGCTGCTATGGATGCCGCCGACCTCTTCGGAGACACTCCCCGGAGGCTCGCAGAGATCTACGGACACCGGGAGTGCACCAAATTCTTGGAAAA AGCAGAGGTGGAGAGCAGGAACTACCGCAGGAAAGCTGCACTGAGAAAAATCCCCTTAGACCAGAGAGATGAAGAGTGGGAATTCAAGAAAGAAGAGCTTAAGAAAAATCCACCATGTTTTTGGGAGAAGTGTACGGCCTCCATTCCaaagaaaaatggggggaaaagggggaagcAGTAA
- the IMP3 gene encoding U3 small nucleolar ribonucleoprotein protein IMP3, with protein sequence MVRKLKYHEQKLLRQLDLVNWEASGGNLAEVRALRRYRVSRREDYVQYKALARAVRTLARRLRDLGPASAAFRARCAAALLEKLYGLGLVNSRQSLAVCESLSAAAFCRRRLPCLLVKLRMAQNLRHAVTFVEQGHVRVGPEVVTDPALLVPRAVEDFITWVDASRLRQKVLDYNQERDDYDLAA encoded by the coding sequence ATGGTGCGGAAACTGAAGTACCACGAGCAGAAGCTGCTGCGGCAGCTGGACCTGGTGAACTGGGAGGCGTCGGGAGGGAACTTGGCGGAGGTGCGGGCGCTGCGGCGGTACCGGGTGAGCCGGCGGGAGGACTACGTGCAGTACAAGGCGCTGGCCCGCGCCGTGCGCACCCTGGCGCGGCGGCTCCGCGACCTGGGCCCGGCCAGCGCCGCCTTCCGCGCCCGCTGCGCCGCCGCgctgctggagaagctgtacgggctggggctggtgaaCAGCCGGCAGTCGCTGGCCGTCTGCGAGAGCCTTTCGGCCGCCGCCTTCTGCCGCCGgcgcctgccctgcctgctggtgAAGCTGCGCATGGCGCAGAACCTGCGCCACGCCGTCACCTTCGTGGAGCAGGGGCACGTCCGCGTGGGGCCCGAGGTGGTGACAGACCCCGCGCTCCTCGTGCCCCGCGCCGTCGAGGACTTCATCACCTGGGTGGACGCGTCGCGCCTGCGGCAGAAAGTGCTCGACTACAACCAGGAACGTGACGACTATGACCTGGCCGCCTAG